From one Humulus lupulus chromosome 8, drHumLupu1.1, whole genome shotgun sequence genomic stretch:
- the LOC133794695 gene encoding C2 and GRAM domain-containing protein At1g03370 yields the protein MKLLVRIIEARNLPAMDLNGLSDPYVKLQLGKQRSKTKVVKKNLNPFWGEEFSFRVEDLHEELLVSVLDEDKYFNDDFVGQVKVPVSKVFDADSKSLETAWYPLQPKNKKSKIKDCGKILISLSFSLNNPYGDLNSNGSSPLLRKDTDLGAESPSRSFSGTSNSSSPPRQDEFASSKEEKSCSQKTLAGRIAQIFNKNTDSATSTSTSSKYNDLLEIPETVEPEVCNNKSEDEFSSGNFEELMKMMESKDEGNDIPCNLPGGVILDQLYVITPPDLNSLLFSTDSSFPKSLADLQGSTEFQLGSWKIDNGSECLKRVITYIKAATKLLKAVKATEEQTYLKADGKVFAVLASVSIPDVMYGSTFKTEVLYCITPGPELSSGEQTSHLVISWRTNFIQSTMMRGMIENGTRQGLKESFEQYATLLSQNVKPVELKDLGSNKEQVLASLQAEIQSDWKLALQYFANFTVFSSIFLGLYILVHIWLAKPSPIQGLEFVGLDLPDSIGEFVVCGVLVLQGERLLGLISRFMHARRQKGSDHGVKAQGDGWLLTVALIEGSNLAAVDATGSSDPYVVFSCNGRTRTSSIKFQKCNPQWNEIFEFDAMDDPPSVLDVEVYDFDGPFDDATSLGHAEINFVKSNISDLADLWVPLQGKLAQPCQSKLHLRIFLDNTRGGNVVKDYLSKMEKEVGKKINVRSPQTNSAFQKLFALPPEEFLINDFTCHLKRKMPLQGRLFLSPRIIGFHANLFGHKTKFFFLWEDIEDIQVVPPTLSSMGSPTMIMTLWQGRGMDAKLGAKTQDREGRLKFHFQSFVSFNVANRTIMALWKARSLSPEQKVQIVEEESEAKSLQSEESGSFLGLDDVSMSEVYSSVLSVPTSFYMKLFEGGELDRKVMEKAGCQNYSHTPWESEKGDVYERQTYYKFDKRISRYRGETRSTQQRSPLSDRNGWIIEEVMTLHGVPLGDYFNLHIRYQVEDLPSKSKQCQLKVYFGIAWLKSTRNQKKITKNIIQNLNDRLKVIVSEVEKEFAMK from the exons ATGAAGCTTTTGGTTCGTATTATCGAGGCTAGAAATCTGCCAGCAATGGATCTCAATGGACTGAGTGATCCGTACGTGAAATTGCAGCTGGGAAAGCAGAGGTCTAAAACCAAAGTGGTGAAGAAGAACTTAAACCCTTTTTGGGGAGAAGAGTTCAGCTTCAGGGTTGAGGATCTCCATGAGGAGTTACTTGTCTCTGTTCTGGATGAAGATAAGTACTTCAACGATGACTTTGTTGGGCAAGTCAAGGTCCCTGTTTCCAAAGTTTTCGATGCAGATAGCAAGTCCCTTGAGACTGCTTGGTACCCTCTTCAACCCAAAAACAAGAAATCCAAGATCAAGGATTGTG GTAAAATTCTTATTTCTTTGTCCTTCTCTCTAAACAATCCATATGGGGATTTGAATAGTAATGGTAGTTCTCCACTCTTGAGAAAGGATACTGATTTAGGAGCCGAATCACCTTCAAGGTCTTTCAGTGGTACATCAAACTCTTCTTCTCCTCCTAGGCAAGACGAATTCGCATCTTCTAAGGAAGAGAAGTCCTGTTCGCAGAAAACATTAGCCGGTCGAATTGCCCagatttttaataaaaatacagATTCAGCTACATCTACCTCTACCTCTAGCAAATACAATGACTTATTGGAGATACCTGAAACGGTTGAGCCTGAGGTTTGCAATAACAAGTCTGAGGATGAGTTTTCTTCTGGTAATTTTGAAGAACTTATGAAAATGATGGAATCAAAAGATGAAGGAAATGACATCCCTTGCAATTTACCAGGAGGAGTGATTCTTGATCAATTGTATGTCATTACACCACCAGACCTAAACTCTTTGCTATTCTCAACGGATTCAAGCTTTCCCAAATCATTAGCTGATTTGCAGGGAAGTACGGAATTTCAACTAGGATCCTGGAAAATTGATAATGGCAGTGAGTGCTTGAAGAGAGTTATCACTTACATCAAGGCTGCAACTAAATTACTCAAGGCTGTTAAAGCCACCGAGGAGCAGACGTATCTCAAAGCTGATGGGAAGGTCTTTGCAGTTTTAGCCAGTGTAAGCATTCCTGATGTTATGTATGGGAGCACTTTTAAGACAGAAGTCCTCTACTGTATCACACCTGGGCCAGAGCTTTCATCTGGTGAACAAACTTCACATTTAGTGATATCCTGGCGAACAAATTTTATTCAGAGTACCATGATGAGAGGAATGATAGAAAATGGAACCAGGCAGGGCCTGAAGGAAAGCTTTGAGCAGTATGCAACTTTGTTGTCTCAAAATGTTAAGCCTGTCGAGTTAAAGGACCTTGGATCCAACAAGGAACAAGTTTTGGCATCACTGCAGGCGGAAATCCAGTCAGATTGGAAGCTGGCACTACAGTATTTTGCCAATTTCACTGTTTTCTCCTCAATATTTTTGGGGTTGTATATTCTTGTTCACATCTGGCTGGCCAAACCAAGTCCTATTCAGGGGCTGGAGTTTGTGGGGCTTGACTTACCAGATTCTATTGGTGAATTTGTTGTGTGTGGTGTGCTGGTTCTTCAAGGTGAACGGTTATTGGGATTGATTTCACGCTTCATGCATGCCAGACGACAAAAAG GCAGTGATCATGGCGTGAAAGCACAAGGAGATGGGTGGTTGCTTACTGTTGCTTTGATTGAAGGAAGTAACTTAGCAGCTGTCGATGCAACTGGATCCTCTGATCCGTATGTGGTGTTTAGTTGCAATGGGAGAACTAGAACTAGTTCAATCAAGTTCCAGAAATGTAATCCTCAATGGAATG aaatatttgaatttgatgcAATGGATGATCCTCCTTCTGTGCTGGATGTGGAAGTGTATGATTTTGATGGACCTTTTGATGATGCAACATCTCTGGGGCATGCTGAAAtcaattttgttaaatcaaacataTCAGATTTAGCTGATTTGTGGGTCCCTCTTCAAGGAAAGTTAGCTCAGCCTTGTCAGTCTAAGCTTCATTTGAGAATTTTCTTGGACAATACAAGGGGTGGTAATGTTGTTAAAGATTATTTAAGTAAGATGGAGAAGGAGGTGGGGAAGAAG ATAAATGTTCGTTCTCCTCAAACTAACTCAGCATTCCAAAAACTTTTTGCACTTCCACCAGAGGAGTTTCTTATCAACGACTTTACTTGTCACTTAAAGAGAAAGATGCCCCTGCAG GGTCGTCTATTTCTCTCACCAAGAATAATTGGATTTCATGCAAATTTATTTGGACACAAGACTAAGTTCTTTTTTCTCTGGGAGGACATAGAAGACATTCAAGTTGTTCCTCCTACTTTATCTTCCATGGGCAGTCCAACTATGATCATGACTCTTTGGCAAGGCAGGGGTATGGACGCAAAGCTTGGTGCGAAGACACAGGATCGGGAAGGCAGGCTGAAGTTCCATTTCCAGTCCTTTGTATCTTTCAATGTAGCTAATAG GACAATAATGGCACTGTGGAAGGCTAGATCCTTGAGTCCTGAGCAGAAGGTGCAAATTGTTGAAGAAGAATCTGAAGCCAAAAGCCTCCAGAGTGAAGAAAGCGGGTCATTTTTGGGCCTTGATGATGTCAGCATGTCTGAGGTTTATTCTTCTGTTCTTTCAGTACCT ACAAGCTTCTATATGAAGCTGTTTGAGGGTGGTGAGCTGGACCGTAAAGTTATGGAGAAAGCTGGTTGTCAAAACTATTCGCACACTCCATGGGAGTCAGAGAAAGGTGATGTCTATGAAAGGCAAACTTATTACAAATTTGACAAGCGTATTTCCCGTTACAGAGGAGAGACAAGAAGTACTCAGCAAAGAAGCCCCCTTTCTGATAGAAATGGATGGATTATTGAAGAGGTCATGACTCTCCATGGAGTTCCTCTTGGTGACTATTTCAAT CTTCACATAAGATACCAAGTAGAGGATTTGCCTTCAAAATCAAAGCAATGTCAGCTAAAAGTATATTTTGGAATTGCCTGGCTCAAAAGCACTAGGAATCAGAAAAAGATTACAAAGAATATCATTCAGAATCTGAATGATCGCTTGAAAGTGATTGTTAGTGAAGTTGAGAAGGAGTTTGCAATGAAATAG
- the LOC133794696 gene encoding farnesyl pyrophosphate synthase 1 has product MADLKAKFLNVYSVLKSELLQDPAFEFTDISRQWVDRMTDYNVPGGKLNRGLSVIDSYKLLKGEELTEEEIFLASALGWCIEWLQAYFLVLDDIMDNSHTRRGQPCWYKVPKVGLIAANDGVLLRNHIFRILKNHFKDKPYYVDLLDLFNEVEFQTASGQMLDLISSEGENDLSKFSLSLHRRIVQYKTAYYSFYLSVACALLMSGENLEDHVDVKNILVQMGIYFQVQDDYLDCFVDPKILGKIGTDIEDFKCSWLVVKALELSDEEQKKILNENYGKTDPEKVAKVKALYKELDLEGEFADYESKSYEKLITSIGAHPSKAVQAVLKSFLGKIYKRQK; this is encoded by the exons ATGGCGGATCTAAAGGCGAAATTCTTGAATGTGTACTCGGTTTTGAAATCAGAGCTCCTTCAAGATCCAGCTTTCGAATTCACTGATATTTCCCGTCAATGGGTGGATCGG ATGACAGACTACAATGTTCCCGGAG GGAAATTAAACCGAGGCCTATCCGTTATCGACAGCTACAAGTTGTTGAAAGGAGAAGAGTTGACTGAAGAGGAAATCTTTCTAGCCAGTGCTCTTGGTTGGTGCATTGAATGG CTGCAAGCATACTTTCTGGTTCTTGATGACATTATGGACAATTCACACACGCGGAGGGGCCAGCCTTGCTGGTATAAAGTTCCCAAG GTTGGATTGATTGCAGCAAATGATGGGGTTTTACTTCGAAACCATATTTTCAGGATTCTTAAGAATCACTTCAAGGACAAGCCATACTACGTTGATCTGCTTGATTTGTTCAATGAG GTGGAGTTCCAAACCGCTTCGGGACAAATGCTAGACTTGATTTCAAGTGAAGGAGAAAATGATCTATCCAAATTCTCATTGTCACT TCACCGCCGCATTGTTCAATACAAAACTGCCTATTATTCATTTTACCTTTCC GTTGCATGTGCATTGCTTATGTCAGGGGAGAATCTAGAAGATCATGTTGATGTAAAGAACATTCTTGTTCAGATGGGCATCTACTTTCAAGTACAG GACGACTATTTGGATTGTTTTGTTGATCCTAAGATCCTCGGTAAG ATAGGAACAGACATTGAAGATTTCAAGTGTTCTTGGTTGGTTGTTAAGGCATTGGAGCTCAGCGATGaggaacaaaagaaaatattaaat GAGAACTATGGCAAGACAGACCCAGAAAAGGTTGCGAAAGTAAAAGCCCTCTACAAGGAGCTTGATCTTGAG GGTGAATTTGCAGACTACGAGAGCAAGAGCTACGAGAAGCTGATCACATCTATTGGAGCTCACCCCAGCAAAGCTGTTCAAGCAGTGTTGAAGTCTTTCTTGGGTAAGATATACAAAAGGCagaaataa